In the Neodiprion virginianus isolate iyNeoVirg1 chromosome 2, iyNeoVirg1.1, whole genome shotgun sequence genome, TTACACGTTTTCGGGATATCGAAGTCCGGCTACTGAGCGCTGCGCTTTCATCTTGACAAGCTGCTTGCCAATTAATCCGTATATTCTCACCTCTCCCTCTTTGTGCGACTTGGTGCAATTGTCGACGTGCTTCTCCCAGAACCCATCCTGCCTGAGGACGATTACAAGGGCTCTCGCCACACCGCATGAGGTTGAGGCTTGTCTGATGCATCCCCGAGCCACGCGCCAAGCTTCTCGCTGAGCGTCGACGAGGATCGTGAACCCATTCGACTTGGTCTCTTCACTGGGGACAACAGGATCAACTTGCAACTTTTGGTTTCGACAAGCAGCTGCCATCTCTAATTGCGATCGTTACCTGAAGATACCGATGAAGTATCGGAGCAGCTTTTCCAGGAGTGACTTTGTCCCGGATTGCGGTTCCAAGGGCATATTTACCACGATCAAGGGTCGACCCTCGCGGTCGTGGCCTCCGGGCAAATAGACCAGCCGCGAATCGAGGGCTTCGAGGAAGTCCACAGCCCTCATGATTCGGCCTAGAAGACGAAGAATCTGTTAGCCATTGCTCCCATCTCTTCATCATCAGCATCATCGTCATTAGTTATAGATAAGATTAATTCGACATTAGGCAGCGACTTCGAGTCACCCTCGGTGGTCTTTTGCTCTCGTGCTCTCGAAGTGAAACGCAGGCGCGTGccagccccccccccctgccccgATTAGGGGAGTGGCCACCCTGATCGCGCGCCACACGCTGCGCGTCGCTCTGGCGCTCCCTGGCAATTTGCATAATGTGCCGTTACACGGATATTCCATGGTGCAAGCATAAACTACCGCGGTAATTCGAGGCGAGTACAGGCTAAGCACAAACTTGGACCTTTGAATGGAAGTTGGTTACGAGTCGAGGAGACTGATCCACATGCGCAATTTGATAGGTAAACACTAGTCTCGTTCTTTCATCTTGAcgaattttcacgaaattttttcccaaaactCCGTAGACGGTTCGCATTTTTTCATAGCTCGGCAGTTTCGTATACATTGTAGTGGTTTTCGGAATCAAAGAGGAAAACAGTCCGAGTTTATCAAGCTTCACACTTTTCTTCTCGGACACATTCATCACAATCATCGTTCAACAGCAAAGTTACATAATTCAAAAAGCTGAATAGCACTCTTTATCGTACCTAGTCACGCGTTGTGTGCCATCGACGATAATTCGATGACGTTAGAATTTCGCCGAAGCTTCATTCCAGAGGTATGACACATTTCAGTAACTACAACCATATGTTCCTTTCCATTTCATTATGCGATCAAACCAAGACTAGAGAAAGACGTACGGATATCAAAGGACGATAAAAATCACTGCTATCGGCCAACTTGACTGTGTAACGGATGAATTGTAAAGTAAACGTAAAGAATTCACAATCGAAACGGTAACAAATTTGCGCGAATGACCGTTCACGGGGAAATGAAAGAGTGGAATTTGGGTGCAGCCGTCAACGGCAGCCCAGAACGACTGTGATCAGGTTCCTCAATTCCAATTCCTGGTGACAGTCGCCCGGCGAAGCCAGGTTACCACTATCACGAAGCCCTACCTGGGGTGACGGCCGTGGCAAAGAGCCGGTCGACGCGAGCCACGCGAACGCGTCACGCCGCGCTCCTCGGTCTACCTGCTCGACGAGACTGCGCTGGACCGAACGGGATGCTGGGGAGCAGAGAGGTGAACCGGGAGCTGGGTGGTGGGTACACCTCGCCCATTCAGGTACAACGGTATCCTGGCACCGATACGCGCCCATCTTCCCCTCCGGCCTTCCTCCTTCCCGTTCCACTCGCTCTTGATTCCTCTTGCTCCGTAATCTGAGCAGAGAAACCAAAGAAGACCGGTCACGAAGGTCGTCGAATTCCACCTTACTTCACTCTGACGTTTTTCACTAATTGTTTCCTTTATCTAGTCAAGGGGTTGTACTTAGTCAGGAGGCCAAAAAGAGCGATATTACAAAGACTTTTCGTGAAGAGAcaattcaattcattattatgaaaatttataaacatgtTGGAGTAACATTTAACTtcattctgatattttttagtcggaaaaataattcttttcaaagCTGCTATAACCGATCTCCGGAAAGTATTTGTCGGcgagaaaaaaactttcgatCAAGGACTGAAAGATATATTCATAAAGCTTGTATAAAAGTTTTCAccgatttcgaaaatataGAATTGCGAAAAAGGTGTTCAAACTTACCAAAGCATTTTCAAACGCTCCGGGACGTGTTTGCAAATATAGGCGTAACTTCAAGAATATTTGTCAGATCGGCATAAGATTTTCTGTCTGTATACTTGAATATATGTactttatgaaaataaaattttaaaaatcgatatttcaaaatccAGGCTAGCTATATCCCCTTAAGTGTTATATCTGCTCGAGCATCGCACCAACTTATCACTTATCACTTTTGATGAAAGTCGGGCTGAATGTAGACGACCGATTCCTGATCATAATCATAATCATGTttcttttgtaaaaaaaaggagCAGTTTACCTATCTATCGCCCAAATAAGACTGCGGTGGACATACAATCGACTAGGTATGTCACTTGGATTGTACGAGAAACAAGAAATAACGCTACGCGTATCGATCAATGGTTGTGGTTCACCGGTTTCTACCAAAGACGTTAAAGTGATTCTGTGCAGCCCGGGGGAACCGGCTGTGGTTTCATCCGAAAATTCCAATCTGACCGGTATAATATTTCTTGACACGTTCCCACGTCTGATGCGGCAACTCGTTATTCCCTTGCTGTTCACCATCTCCCATTTGAAAATCGAGTCTACAATAAGTTGTCATTGAATCCATGTCGAGAATGATAGAATGATGACAGTTTCTGGATATCCATAAGAAGAGATCAAACGGATTGAACGTGCGACACGGAATTGAAGAGTGAAAAGTATATTCCACTGCTTCTACTACTCTTGAATAAAGATTCCATCGCTTGGCGCTTATCGGGGCAAGCAGCTAGTTTTTCTTTGCCGTAGGAAAACCGAAGTGAAAACTACGGGGACAGAGATCAGAACGTCACCTGTACGAGTAAGTGAGGTAAGCCGATGCTTGTACGCGGTTCACTGACCGTCGATGACCAGAAGGAGAAGCCAAGGTAGCAGAGAGAGATGGGCGGTGAAAGAGGTGGTAGGAGTGATAGAGAAAGGAACGAGATGAAACGTGTGCGGAGGAATTAGGAGAGAATCTTGTGTTTCAGTTtcgagttttcgacatttccTCCCACAGCCGCGTCTCGATGGAGGCGAAATGAATACTATTTTCAAGGTCACAAAGTTTTCAATGTGTTGTAATTAAATCCTAATCACAAATGtctgaagaaagaaaagaatctCAGGTGGGCGGTCATAAATGGTAATGATAAATTATGCGTGTTTATTACAACGTTGCGGgaatgacaaaaataatacatGGAATATACTGTATTGTGACGATATATCCTATGATAAACAAATAGTCAGCGTAGAAGGTTTGAGGATTTAGTGAGCTAGTAGGCCTGCAACGTTTGAGAGAGACGGTATGATTTAAATATGTGCGAGACTGTGAATTCCGAAAGTGTCacagaattttcgaaaatgtaatttcataaaaaaatcctCATCCGCTAACCAATCAACCATCTATTTAATTCGACGCTTAACGTAAAACAAGGAAAGAgaacgaaaaattataacaacaGTCTAAATCGTACATAATACTATAGACTCCAATCTCCCTTCTATACTCGACGTCATGAAAACCGCTCTACTCACTAATATAAGTGTTAAATGTGATTGTTTTTGTCTTTCATATCTTTCTCTATTTCCAATAACTATCggattttaatcaaaatttgattatactattatttatacacTCTGTGCTGTCATTTATATTTCGTAGTTACATTAGAACTACCAAGCCAAGTTTGTGGCTTGCTACGTGTAggaagaatttattttctgttatATGATAAACTTTATGGTACGAATTGCAAATAACCacctaaataaataaataatttgtctTCCTTAACCTTGTCTCAACTACCttgtacatttttctttactaATCAATTTTCCTTCATATTCAATCATTATTTAAAACATTACAGTATCTAGATAAAATGATTTATTAATATGTGCGAGACTGTGAATTCCAAAAGTGTCACATAAATGAAGTATTAATATACAACATATCAATGCACAAATTCCTGAAATGAATATACAATAAACAGAAGATCTGATCAGCCACCATTTATTACGCGTGTATAGCGTACTATGTattgcaataataatttaagtCGATCATCACAATAGATCACGGCTTTCGCTGATCAAACAACGGTAAATCCTCACGAATGATGGTATTGACGACTGCGGCCGAGTACAAAAATATCCAGAATGCAAGAATCGCTCGCAAAAGACCGGGATTCGGGCAAAAAAAGTGTTTCTCCGGGAAGTTAAACCTCGTTGAAAATCGCACGTGCTATTGTCGACGGAGATGGATCGTGGTGAGAGCAAAGAGTCGACGACGACAAGCGGCGGAGAATCGGCATCGCAGGGAGCGAAGCTTCGAGCTTATTCACAGCGCTGCGGGTGCAAAAATAGCCGCGCGTCGTTCGCCCGAtggcgtcggcgtcggcgtcggcgtcggcgtcggtTCGTTCGGAGCTTGGCCGCAATTCGTCGACGGAAGACGGGAGGTCGCCGCTGTCGCGTAGATCGGCGCCCTATCGGCCCGTCTATCTAGTCACTCCTTCCCCGCGCTCGCGTCAGGCTCGCGCTATATCGAGACCTGCGGTCCGGCGAGGCGCGAAGTGAAGACGGTGACGAAGACGGACCCGGCGACCAAGAGAAGCGGCGACGAGACAGCCTGGCCCAGGACGCTGGGGGGCCCACCCCGAGCGCGCAATGGGCAACGCCCCGGCCAAGGCCGCCTACCCCAAGAGCCTTGCGGGGGCCGGAAACGGTGGCAAAAAGGTGCACTGGAGCAGTCCAGGTACGCCAGCGACGCAGGCAGCCGCGAAAAGCTCGCGACGGTCTCACGTAAGAGCGGAGGGAGGACGCTCGCCTTTCCCTCCTCCCTCCTCCCTCGCCCCTTTCCTGCAAGCTCCGCTTCGCGGATCCGTAACCCTGCCCCAACCACCGCCGCCATCTCGGCGCTCGAAGCTAACCCAGATTATACATTCCTCGCCAATTACTGACAGTTTGACAGTCCTGCTCGCGTCCTTCAGCGCTAACAACcgatttggaattttttttttttctcttgcatCGTTCCGGGTGAAGCGCACGACGGGGATTGTTTATGTCCTGGACCATCTTTGCGAGCCCTTGGTCTTGGTTGATGGCCTTTCGTTGTAGCACCTTCGATCTTTCGCCAAGAAAAAACTTTGGAGACAGTTTTTTCAATCCAAATTTGAACCGCGGAAATGCGCCGCTCATGTGACACGTGGTTTAGTTGACTACGATCGGTAGACGTCGGTAGACTCTACTGGTCACTAAATTTGGAAACTGACTGCGAGCCAcgtataagaatttttttcttttccttttttttcattctatcaTTATTTGTGGGGCCATGCATCAATCGGGGTCGTTGCCTCTGGTCGAGTTCTCGTTTCTCAAATATTCGGCTGTTAACTTTCCGCTGTTCATTGATATTGAGAGGAGAGCGGAGATAACACTCATCGCCCAGTCGTTACCTAATATTTATTCAGACGTGCTGATTTCTTCACACGTCAAAGACCAGGCTGCAGACGATTTGCACATCTTATTGCATACTGGCGAGAGAAAATGTattcgttataatttttctaatgtCAAGTATCGAATCATCGTAAACAGGTGAAACCTCACTAGATATCTGATTGAATTGTAAACGAGCTAAACATCAGtcaacgaaattaaaatgCACCACCAACATTCCCATTAAATTTTTGATAGGTAGGTTCTGCATCCAAACTGTGAAAGTGAGGAAGTAAAGAGAAATAAGATTCACTTTATAATAagattttgttgaaaacaTCATTGCAGACCTGTTCTATTCTCTTGGTATATAGCTCCTTCCATTGGCAGGTCAGACATTTTCGAAAGCTCAAATATTTTCTGAGCGGCTTCTAAGCGTCCGCACCGACGTTCTCTCGCGAGGTACACAGCTTGTTTCGCAGTATCAATAGTGGTATATTTTTTGACAATCCCGACAGTAGGTCTCGCCTGTTATATTCCACGAATACAATATAGTCGACAATACAAAGCAGATTGCCAAGTTTCGGAAGATCAGCCAAACTAAAGTTGTACTCTCATCTACTGCTGAGGTGAGCGATTGTACTTTCGACAGAGGCACAACACGTCGCTATATCCTCAGTTTTTCTCGACACTCCGCGTTGCTCGATTCCAGTTGTAGTACCGCAAAGTTGAGCTATGCATTTCCTACTCGACTTGATCAATGGTATCATTCTTATTTCAACCACGATCATCCATTGCCTATAGTCCTGTATTGCCGCCATGGATTGGCGTATTTTTACTGATTAGTATGGCGTCAATCATTTACTGTATCAGTAATTTGACGGAACCAGAACGTCTAGTTTTGAAGTAAGTTTCCTGGGGTTCAGTGCCACGTCGTCGTCGAGCAGTCCGGGTATCTCCGAGTGACTTCGGTCCGCTTCGAGTGTCTCGTCTTCTGCCAAGctgtttctattttatttcgGGATCGCCCCGTACGCGGATGTGTTGGTCGCTGGCGTGTGAATGTGCCAGCGTGTAGGTGCGCGCATGCCTTTTTCGAGGGTAGTCCAACGATATTGGGTTTTCCACATGCCCGGTTCATGCCCGATGTATCGACTGCCCGATGCATTGGATACATCTAGTGGGACCTTCGATTGCATTCTGCAATTAAGCGTGGTTGTGACATGCCGAACTCATGCCAAACAACTTCTCAGGTCTTCCGCTGCCTCCGGGCAAGCCAATTCTCGTCCCTGGCTCGGAGGAAACGCAACCGGATGTTGTCAGCATCAGGTGGGAACGCTCCCCGAGCAACGGAGGCTCCGCCATCGTCGGGTATATGGTTGAGCACCGGCGCATGGGGTCTCCGCACTGGATCCGAGCTGCTCCAATTCTCTGCACGTTCCCCGAGCTGACCTTGAGTGGCCTTGAACCCGGATGGCGGTACCAGTTTCGCGTTCGCGCCCAAAATGCCCTCGGTCTCTCCGAACCCAGCGAATTGTCCGACCCACTCACGGTCACCCTGCAGAGGACGGCAACGAGCACCCCGCACTTCGACCTGGAACTGAAGGATACGGTGGCTCTCGAAAACGAACAGGTAAGAGGCGGGTTCGATTCGTGATGCCTAAATATCGCCAGCTAGTCGACTGGAGCTGAAAATGAGCAATTGGATAAATAAAGCATGCTCAAGCTCCAGGCGGTGTAGCTACGCCTATTCCCGGCTTCGGAGAGAATTGCTTATTTTGCCAAAGCACTTTGTTTACGTTTGCCAGTTCGTTTTGAACCTTCACACCAGGAGCATATGTCGGAGCCGCTCGTTCTCAGTCGGGTTTTCGAATATTATAACcgttttcgttgaaaattttcaggcAGAGTTCATCGTGCAGTTCTCGGGCACCCCCCTACCGAAGATATCCTGGTTTAAGGACGGGTTTGAAATATTTAGTAGCCGGAGGACGCGGATCGCAACCGAGAACAGCAAGAGTTCGCTCCTCATCCATCAAACCGCTCTGAACGACGAGGGAGAAATAAAGTGCACGGCCACAAACAGGGTTGGGCACATCAGCACCAAAGCGAAACTTATTCTGGAAGGTGAGTCGAAAAACCATGGAAAAATCATCCAGGATCGAGGTTTGGGAAACTTTAATGGTGCAGAGGACTTTTTTCAGCACCCCCACGAATCAGACTCTCTCGACAATACGAAGACGGGCTGCTTTTTGAGCAAGACGAAACAATCAGACTTAAAGTCTCCTTGGCAGGTAGACCTTTGCCGAGTGTCACTTGGTTCCACGACGGTGAGGCGATTCAACAGGACCTGAGACACGTCGTCGAAACGATGGAGGGTGAATCGGTGCTCAAAATTCCCGACGCGAAACGGGCTGACCGTGGAGAGTACACGGTCAAAGCGTCGAACAAGCTTGGCGAGGACATGTCATCCTTTTTGGTCACCGTCACtggtataaatttgttttgatAAACTGGAAAGAACTCTCATTTATCACGATTGATTCAATGTTcacaatatattttatttgcagATCGACCGTCAGCACCGGGTAAAGCAAATGTCACTATGACCCTCGGCCGTTCAGTAACGCTTTCTTGGAAGGAACCGGATGATGACGGAGGATGTAAAATAGGGACTTATATCGTAGAATATTACAGAGTAAGTTACTCGATTTCCGCAGAAATATGTAATAGCTTCTCTTTAACGTCTTAATGAAACTTGAATGATCTCGTTTCTATCACTCGAACAGTTGGGTTGGGACGTCTGGCTGAAAGCGACTACGTGTCGTCAGTTGACAACGACTTTAGGCGAGTTGATCGAAGGGTCGGAATATCGCTTTCGGGTAAAGGCTGAAAACCCTTACGGAGTTAGTGAACCCAGCGAAGAGAGCGATGTCGTCTTCATTCCGGACGTGAAGAGAGGGTTAGTTAGAGTATTGCTCTGATCATTCTGATGTACGTTATTACGCAGTGTGCATTTGcgtttttcgattcttttaTATGGATAGGATTACCGAGCCTCCGTTGAAAGGAAAGTCTCAAAGTCAACGAGAGATCAACAAGACGAAAGAAAAGCGCGAAGTGAGTTTTGCCGAGCCAGTTCAGAGGACACGAAGTTTGACTCGAGAAGAGGCTAGCAGGGGGGACAGGAATCCGAGTCCCGAGTGGACGTCCACCCAGCAGCTCAGTAGCGGGAGATTGAGTCGAGCGGATGACCCAGCCTTCGCCAGACGAGCTGGTTCCAGACCAAAGCCAAAACCAGACCCTCCATTAAAGGCAAAAAGGTTGTCAAAGCAAGAGAGGATTGACACCGGGGACAACTTGACCTTGCCCAAGGACACGGAAGTGAGATATAACGAATTATCTAACGTGTTAAACTTCTTTAGCGACAAGTCCTAATAAACGTGAATGCTTTTCGCAGACTCTGGCAACTCTCAATGTCTCCAATAGCAGGGGAAACCTGAACTTTGGTAAGCAAAAGACTTTGGAACCAGTATTGGGGGGCCGGCGTTCCCCCTTCAGGGACTCAAGGTCTCGTTCGGTTTCGAGGGAGAGAAGTCCGTCCCCGTTACTGATGCCGAAGATACAGGAGTCGCACGAGGAGTTGCTGGCCGCGACGCCACACTCAACATCGTCGAATCTTGTTCTACAGAAACAAAAGACTTTTGACAGCCTGCCCGATACCAGGCCGTTGAAGGTCGGTTTGAGGAAACAAAATACGGTTGACAATATTCTAATGTCACCCAGTTCGCCCAGAGAGAATGATGAGAGCATGTTTCACGGTAGCTCCGAATTCATGCTGGTATTGTACCCTGATGAAAACAATCATCGCAGCCAAGAACAAAATAATGCTGCAAGTAAGACCATTTCGATTTTATACTTTGTACTAGCAACCacgatagaaatttttttttaacgtcaatttatatCCCGATTGCATTTTCAGGTATTAAGGAGGGTCAGCAGGTCAATATGGAAGCTGAAGAAGATGATCTAGTACCTCCACCCCTGTCACTGTCTCTACCAGAGTTATTCAGCGCTAGTCACGAGGTGGTTGAAACTCTTCGAGAAGCTGTCAGTTCAACCGAGCTGCTGCACGAGCGAGCGATGGAGCGTTTCTACCACGCTGTAGCCGTTGAAGAGGCGGAATTAGCCAAGCGAAAGGCTCAGACGGAGAGGCGCACCGGTGAACTGGCTGGTCTGACAGGAAACGCCTCGCAAAAGGGTGAGGTAAAGATAAGGATCAACTCTTTGGAGGCCATCGACGGCAGTTCACCCGAGAGAAGAGCGTCCCTTCGGAGAAAACTGTCTAACTCCGGTGTAACTAGCCAAATAGCTTGGCAGGCGAAGCGGAATCGCAGGAGGTCAAGCGAAGGTCAGACCGATACCCCAGCAACCGTCAACACCAGAACGAACGTACTCTTGGACGCTTCTTCAGATCCCAATCTACCGACTACGATCTTTGTGGCTGGTATTCCGGATCAGACTGAAAGATTGCACCGATGGGACTCGAAGAATATGCCATTGACTGTAGAGATATCGGAGGTTCCGGAAGCTGATGTATCCGAAAAGGAATTTTACAGAGACGGTAAGGTGGTGAAAGAGGACGAGGTCCGGAGTGTCGAAACTTCAGAGGacgaggaggtggaggaggaggagagcaGTGATAGCGAAGATCTGAAATTATTAAAAGCGCGGATCCTGGCCCAGCCGATAATCGATGAGGAGGACACATACCACCCCAAAGGAAGACCCGTGCAGCACATCAGTCCAGATCTACCGCCAGTTCCTCCTCATATGATTCCAATTTTGGACATTTCTTCATCGGTTCCTACGAGGCCGGTTTCTCTCCCATCGTCGCCGACAAATTTGATGCCGAAGTCGATATTGAAGAAGCGAACGGAGACCGAGGTGATTCCGTTAAATCAATTCGGAAGACCCGTGCCACCAGAAAAACCAATTCGCAAATCCCTGCAGCCTGAAGAAAGTCAAGTTCAGCAAGCACCGCAACAGCAGACTGTAACGTTGAGAAAAAAGTCCCTGACTAGTATACCGGACGAAGTTAAAGGTGCGGCGATTTCCGAATCGGACATCGACAACTCAAACGTTCTCTCCGCCGCGGAAGTAGCGAGGAATCGAAGGAGGCAGGTCCGGCAAACCTCGTTGGAAGAAGAAGCCGAGGCGAACATGGCTGTGGTAAGTCATTACACGGAAATAGTCAAGCAGCACTCTTCGGGGCAAACGGTCCACCCGCCCCTCTACCTGAAGAGAGAAGACTTGGTCAAGGCGGCCCTGGTTGGCGAAAATGAGCCGCCGGTTGTCCAAAGCGAGACCAAGGTTTTACTAAAAGCGAATGGTACCCTAAGGGACATGGCGGCTATGGGTGACGTGACAAAGAAGAGCAGATCAAATCTTCCCGATAAAACGGAGGCGCCGACGACGAAACGAGAGGCGGTTAAAGACGCTCGGAAATCGGCGGACCGGGAAGACGGCGGTAAGGTCAGAAGAAACAGCGTCGTATCGCGGGGTTCAACGCCAGCCAAAGATACGAAGGAGACAACGAAGCGGGAGAGCCGTCCATCTTCGAGGAATGAATCGCTGGCTGGTGTTCCTCGCTCAAGGAACGTCTCGAGAGAGCGACGACCTTCCAGGCCATCCTCAAGAACTGAAAGTCGGGGCGTGTCTCAGGAAAAATCGGTGCCACAACGTGGCCGGGTGCCTTCGAGGACGACGTCGGAGGACATTCGGTCATCGAGAGATAAGTCgttggaaaaacgaaaatccaGTCGGCCAAATTCCAGGTCTAGTTCAAGAGATCGGTTTCGGCCTGAGACCCCAACCGAGGTCAAAATGGGGCGTCTTTATCAGGCATTGGGGAGCAGAAAATACAGGCCAACTAGACAGTACTCTGATACTGTTGCGGAGCTAAATGCAGACGCTGAGAGAAAAGTGAAGTCGACGATGAGTTACGTTACTGATCTTACCCTGCTCGCTGCTGCCATTTACGTTTACTTTCTAAAGAGTGAAATCCTCGCTTTACCATTCATCGGACTTCTGCTCTATCGGCAAATCCAGGAAGAGATTCACAGGTGGCTACCCAAATGGTGGAAACACCGGGAATAAGATGAATGCCACGCACGTACAGTTGGAATACTAACGATTCACTCGAACAACTGTATTATCACGAAAGACActcacatatatgtatattattttaaaagaaaacgaaaaattcatatttattatgtatacatgtcTGCGCATAATTGTAATATTGCAACTTATagtttgttaaatttattcatttattatattatgttaATGATTATCAAACGCCGAATAGCTCTAAATATTACGATGTAAATAACTGTAAGAGATTAACTTAAGCTGAAAACCCaaaaaaaggttaaaaaaaaaacagaaaagaaaaacagaagaaatTAATCGAAACGCATCTTCGTCTTCTACCTCAGATTATCATACTACAGTCAGCCTCATCCATTTCCTTCCGCTACTCTTTATAATTGAACAAGCAATCACCTTTCGTTGTATCGTATCAATGTTAGTTGATACGGGATGATAATACACCTGTCCTTTGGCATGCACACAACTATACGTATTGAGGGATCAGAGTTGCAGATAATGGGTACCGAATGTTTATCAAAGTGGTATCGAGGTAACGGTCGGTGTTATGTTGTGTCTGGTATGAATACAACGTAACTCGACATGTCAAGAGGAGAATTACGTCAGCGACGCGCATGCTCTTTGGTCTGGTCTTGGGTCGGCGCCGtgacgcgacgcgtcgcgacgtACCCGAAAGACGATTTTAGACCGCAGCCCTTAGCGCGCGGCGGCCCCTCCTGCCCACAGATTTAGAGGTGCGCGGTGCGTGCGTCGTCGAATTGGAAAAGAGACAAACAGCGTGCCCCACGTTTGCCGGGCACTGCTTGCTGCCGAAGTGATGTCAGGTCGAGTGTGGCGCAGGAGGTACCGACGACACCTTACGACATGACGCTCGCAGGTAAGAGATTTGGATAAAACCGTTCGCCGACGGAGACTCGAGCTCAGGACATCCGAACAGAATTCCGAGCTGCTGCGTTCCTTCGGTATTTTTCCTGGACTCCTG is a window encoding:
- the LOC124298633 gene encoding uncharacterized protein LOC124298633, translating into MGNAPAKAAYPKSLAGAGNGGKKVHWSSPGLPLPPGKPILVPGSEETQPDVVSIRWERSPSNGGSAIVGYMVEHRRMGSPHWIRAAPILCTFPELTLSGLEPGWRYQFRVRAQNALGLSEPSELSDPLTVTLQRTATSTPHFDLELKDTVALENEQAEFIVQFSGTPLPKISWFKDGFEIFSSRRTRIATENSKSSLLIHQTALNDEGEIKCTATNRVGHISTKAKLILEAPPRIRLSRQYEDGLLFEQDETIRLKVSLAGRPLPSVTWFHDGEAIQQDLRHVVETMEGESVLKIPDAKRADRGEYTVKASNKLGEDMSSFLVTVTDRPSAPGKANVTMTLGRSVTLSWKEPDDDGGCKIGTYIVEYYRLGWDVWLKATTCRQLTTTLGELIEGSEYRFRVKAENPYGVSEPSEESDVVFIPDVKRGITEPPLKGKSQSQREINKTKEKREVSFAEPVQRTRSLTREEASRGDRNPSPEWTSTQQLSSGRLSRADDPAFARRAGSRPKPKPDPPLKAKRLSKQERIDTGDNLTLPKDTETLATLNVSNSRGNLNFGKQKTLEPVLGGRRSPFRDSRSRSVSRERSPSPLLMPKIQESHEELLAATPHSTSSNLVLQKQKTFDSLPDTRPLKVGLRKQNTVDNILMSPSSPRENDESMFHGSSEFMLVLYPDENNHRSQEQNNAASIKEGQQVNMEAEEDDLVPPPLSLSLPELFSASHEVVETLREAVSSTELLHERAMERFYHAVAVEEAELAKRKAQTERRTGELAGLTGNASQKGEVKIRINSLEAIDGSSPERRASLRRKLSNSGVTSQIAWQAKRNRRRSSEGQTDTPATVNTRTNVLLDASSDPNLPTTIFVAGIPDQTERLHRWDSKNMPLTVEISEVPEADVSEKEFYRDGKVVKEDEVRSVETSEDEEVEEEESSDSEDLKLLKARILAQPIIDEEDTYHPKGRPVQHISPDLPPVPPHMIPILDISSSVPTRPVSLPSSPTNLMPKSILKKRTETEVIPLNQFGRPVPPEKPIRKSLQPEESQVQQAPQQQTVTLRKKSLTSIPDEVKGAAISESDIDNSNVLSAAEVARNRRRQVRQTSLEEEAEANMAVVSHYTEIVKQHSSGQTVHPPLYLKREDLVKAALVGENEPPVVQSETKVLLKANGTLRDMAAMGDVTKKSRSNLPDKTEAPTTKREAVKDARKSADREDGGKVRRNSVVSRGSTPAKDTKETTKRESRPSSRNESLAGVPRSRNVSRERRPSRPSSRTESRGVSQEKSVPQRGRVPSRTTSEDIRSSRDKSLEKRKSSRPNSRSSSRDRFRPETPTEVKMGRLYQALGSRKYRPTRQYSDTVAELNADAERKVKSTMSYVTDLTLLAAAIYVYFLKSEILALPFIGLLLYRQIQEEIHRWLPKWWKHRE